A single window of Pyxicephalus adspersus chromosome 10, UCB_Pads_2.0, whole genome shotgun sequence DNA harbors:
- the PANK1 gene encoding pantothenate kinase 1 isoform X3, protein MDSVGFNGRPECYYFENPTDPEQCQKKPYCLDNPYPMLLVNIGSGVSILAVYSKDNYKRVTGTSLGGGTFLGLCCLLTGCETFEEALEMAAKGDSTNVDKLVKDIYGGDYERFSLQGSAVASSFGHMMSKEKRDTISKEDLARATLVTITNNIGSIARMCALNENIDRVLFVGNFLRINMVSMKLLSYAMDYWSKGQLKALFLEHEGYFGAVGALLELLKMNDDH, encoded by the exons ATGGATTCAGTGGGATTTAATGGACGACCAGAGTGTTATTATTTTGAAAACCCAACAGACCCAGAACAGTGTCAGAAGAAGCCATATTGCCTTGACAATCCTTACCCAATGTTGCTGGTTAATATAGGGTCAGGAGTCAGCATTCTTGCAGTGTATTCTAAAGACAACTATAAAAGAGTAACTGGGACCAG TCTGGGAGGTGGAACATTCCTTGGCCTGTGCTGCCTACTGACGGGTTGTGAAACATTCGAGGAGGCTTTGGAAATGGCTGCCAAAGGGGACAGCACAAATGTTGATAAACTTGTGAAGGACATCTATGGCGGGGACTATGAACGCTTCAGTCTTCAGGGCTCTGCAGTTGCATCCAG TTTTGGCCATATGATGAGCAAAGAAAAAAGAGATACGATAAGCAAGGAGGACCTGGCAAGAGCCACTCTGGTTACCATTACAAATAACATAGGGTCGATTGCCCGAATGTGTGCCCTTAATGAG AACATTGACAGAGTATTATTTGTGGGGAACTTTCTACGAATTAACATGGTTTCAATGAAGCTGCTATCTTATGCCATGGATTACTGGTCGAAAGGACAGCTGAAAGCCCTTTTTCTTGAGCATGAG